GGCGGCCGGATCTACGACTACCGGGTGCCCGGCACGGAGTACGGCTTCACCTATCCGCCGTTCGCGGCCGTCAGCATGCTGCCGATGGCGCTGCTCGGGCTGCGCGCCGCGATCACCGTCGCCCTGCTCCTCAACCTGGCGGCACTCGGCGCGGTGGTGTGGATGACCGCCGGGCCCGTGGTGCGCCGGTACGGCTGGTACGGGTGGGCCCTGACCGGCTGTGTGCTGGCGCTGTTCGAACCCGTCCGCGACACCGTCAGTTTCGGCCAGGTGAACCTCGTACTGCTGGCCCTCGTCCTCACCGACGCCTGGCTGCTGACGACCGGGCGGGCCCGCCGGGCGGGCATCGCGATCGGTCTCGCCGCCGCCATCAAACTGACCCCCGCCCTGTTCATCGGGTTGCTGCTGCTGGCCGGGCGGCGCCGGGCAGCCGGGGTCGCGACGGCTGTCGCCGGTGCGGCCACCGCGCTCGCGGTCTGGGTCGCGCCGGACGCCTCGCGCTTCTACTGGAGCGAGGCGCTGTGGGACACCCGGCGCATCGGGAGGACGGCGTACGTCTCCAACCAGTCGCTCCAGGGTGTGCTCGCGCGGCTGGCCGCGCCCGAGGAACCGAGCCGTGCGGTGTGGCTGGTGCTGGTCGTGGTCGTCCTCGGGGTGTGGGCGTGGCGGGCCCGGCGGGCCGTCGCGGTGGGGGACTGGTGGGCCGCGTTCGCCCTCACCGGGCTGACCGCGTGCCTGGTCAGCCCGATCACCTGGGTGCACCACCTCGTCTGGCTGCTGCCGTCGTTCGCCGTCCTGCTGCGCACCGGGCACGCGCGCGTGGCGGGCGCCCTGTACGCGGTGCTGTGCACGAGCGTGGTGTGGCTGTGGTTCGACGACGCGTCCGGCGTCGACGGCTTCGTGGGCGGCAGCGCGTACGTCTGGGTCACGCTCGGGCTGCTGCTGTGGCTGCCGGTGGACGCCGCCGGTCAGACCCGCTTCGGGCCCACGATCCGCAACAGCAGCGACACCGCTCCGGCGCCCAGGACGGCCGCTGCGAGGATCGTCCAGGTCTCCGGCCAGCCCGGCCCGCTGCCGGACGTCACGGTGGCGGCCACCGGGACCGGGACCGGCACGGGAGCCTCCGGGCCCGCCTGCGGTACGGCCCGCGCGGCGACCAGCGAGCCGACGGGAGTGACGCGTCCGGCGGCGCGGAAGCCCCAGTCGAGCAGTGAGCGGGCCTCCTCGTAGACGGCGAGTCCGCCGCCGTCCTGAGGGTTCATCACGGTGACGACCAGGGTGCGCCCGCCCCGGCGCGCGGCGGCGACCAGCGTGTTGCCCGCCCTGCTGGTGTAGCCGTTCTTGACGCCGATCACCCCCCGATAGCGCTCGACGCCGTTGGCGCCGGTCAGCAGCCGGTTGGTGTTCTGGATCTCGTACGACCGGCCGCCTCCGCCCGGGAACTTCGCGTAGGCCGTGCCGCAGTACGCGGCGAAGTCGGCGTTGCGCAGCCCGGTCCGGCCGAACACCGCGAGGTCGTAGGCCGACGACACCTGCCCCGACGCGTCGTAGCCGTCGGGCGAGCGCACGTGGGTGTCGCGGGCGCCCAGGGAACGGGCCTTGGCCTGCATCCGGACGGCGGTGTCGCGCCAGCCCCCGCTCATGGCGGCCAGTACGTGCACGGCGTCGTTCCCGGAGTTGAGGAACACCCCGCGCCACAGGTCGGAGACACGGTACGTGCGTCCGGCCGCGACGCCGACCAGACTGCTGCCGGCGCCGATGCCCGTCAGATCGGCCTCGGTGACCTTGTGCCGCAGGCCCGCGGGCAGCGTGGGCAGCACGGTGAGGGCGAAGAGTGTCTTGAGCGTGCTGGCCGGCGGCAGTTTGCGGTGCGCGTTGTGCGCGGCGAGCACCTCACCGGTGCCGGCGTCGGCCACCAGCCACGACAGCGCGGACACGTCCCGGGGGAGGCGGGGTGCGCCGGGCCGGAGCCGGGCCTGGGTGCCCGAGCGGTACAGCACACGAGCGTCCGCCGCCGTCGGTGTGCCGGGGTCGGCACCGGTGCGGGCGGACGCCGGGACGGGCGTGAGCGCCAGGACGCCCGTCACGCTCAGCGCACAGCAGGAGGCGGCGATCCGGGAAGAGAATCTGATGGTCATACCGCAAACGTAAGAATGGACGAGCCGAACACCGCGCTGCCGGGGCCGTTGGGCGAGCCCGAACACCCGGATGCCACACCCGGGAGCGCGCGGGCCCCCGAGGGCGTGGCTACTCGGCGAGCAGCGTCGGCTGGATCCGCCGCAGGAAGGTCGCGTTGTCGGGCGTGCTGCGGAGCCGCTCCAGGAGCGTCTCCAGGCTCGCCTGGCCGTCCCGTGTCTGCAGGGCCCGCCGCAGCCCCTGTACGGTCGTCAACTCGGCCGGGGACAGCAGGAGTTCCTCGCGGCGGGTGCCGGACGGGTTGATGTCGACGGCCGGGTAGACGCGCCGGGAGGCCAGCTCGCGGCTCAGCCGCAGCTCCAGGTTGCCCGTGCCTTTCAGCTCCTCGAAGAAGAAGTCGTCGGCGCGGGAGCCGGTCTCCACCAGGGCCGTGGCGAGGATCGTGAGCGAACCGCCCTCCTCCGCCAGGCGCGCGGAGCCGAACAGCCGCTTCGGTCCGAGCAGCGCGGCGGCGTCGACACCGCCGCTGAGGGTGCGTCCACCGGAGGCCGCCGCGTTGTTGTGTGCCCGGCACAGCCGGGTGAGCGAGTCGAGGAGGATGACGACGTCCTCGCCCGCCTCGACGAGCCGCTTGGCCCGTTCGACGACGAGTTCGGCGAGCGCGATGTGCTGCTTGGGCGCCTTGTCGAAGGTCGAGGCGTACACCTCGCCGCGCACGGAGCGCCGCATGTCGGTGACCTCCTCGGGCCGCTCGTCGAGCAGCACCACCATCAGGCGGCACTCGGGGTGGTTGCCGGCGACGGCAGCCGCCACCTGCTGGAGCAGCACGGTCTTGCCGGTCTTGGGCGGGGCCACGATCAGCCCGCGCTGGCCCTTGCCGACGGGGGCGATGAGGTCGGCGACGCGTCCGGTGAGTCCGGCCGCCGGGTGTTCGAGGCGGAGCCGGTCACGAGGGTGCAGCGGGGTGAGGTCGCGGAAGTGGCGACGCCCGCGCAGCTCTTCGGGCGCACGGCCGTTGACCAGCGCGACCTCGGTCATTGCGCGCTGGGTGCCTTGCGCGCCGACGACGAGGTCGCCCTTGCGCAGGCCGTGGCGGCGGATCAGCGCCGGGGAGACCTGGAGGTCGGTGGGTGTGGGCAGGCAGCTGTCGGCGGCCCGCAGGTACCCCTTCCCGTTGCCGTCGATGTCGAGGACACCGGTCGCGATCCGGGTCGGGGGCAGTTGTTCTACCGGAGGATGTTCGAGTGTGGTGGTCATGGTCGGGGGGTCCTTTCACGGACGGGGAAACGCATGCCGCATGAGGCACGCGGAAGAGAACGGAGGGTGAGGGCCGCGAGAACTGAGCGCGCCGGGCGCGCTACGGGCGGCGGGAGACAGCGACACCTCGGGTACGACAGAACCGCGTCGTGGTTGATGAGGTGGTACTGGAAGAGCCGATGTGCCGATCGGAATCCGACGGGCGGTTCGGCGAACTGAGGAAGAACTGCACCGGCGCCCGCAACGGGGCGTACACAAGTGCTGACAGCACCGTACCACACGGTGCGCGGGTGCTGCTGTGCGTTGCGACTCAGCGGCTCGCGAGGAGCCCGTACAGGAGCGGGATGCGCGGCTCGGGCAGCCGCCACCAGCCCGACTCCGTACGTTCCATACGGGGCCAGCGCGGCCAGGGCAGTTCGTCGCTCTCGCGCAACCGCCGGACGGTCAGTCCCGCACCGATCAACGCGTTGACCGTCTCGTCCATTCCGTGCATCCACTCGAAGCTCTCGGTGGCTCCCGCGACGGCCGGCCCGTCGGTGTACGTGAACGTCGAGTCACGGTGCACGGCGACGCCCGGCGCGCCCAGGTAGTCGTGCCGCAGCAGGAGTTCACCGGTGTCGTCCGGTGCGGGCTTCGGGCCCAGCGAGTTGAGCAGCGGATGGAACTCCACGAGGTACAACAGGCCGCCGGGGCGCAGGAGTCGGGCGACCGTCTCCGCCCAGCGGTCCAGGTCGGGCAGGTAGCACAGGGCGCCCTTCCCGGTGTACACGACGTCGAACCGCCGTTGTCCCAGGGCCTCCACGGCGTCGTAGACGTTGGCCCGTACGTACGTCACGTCGAGGCCCGCCTTCGCCGCGATGCCGCGCGCGGCCGTCACGGACGCCTCGGAGATGTCGAGTCCGACGGCCCGTGCCCCGCGCTCGGCGAAGGCGAGGGTCTCCGTGCCGAGGTGGCACTGGAGGTGGAGCACATCGCGGTCGGCCAGTTCGCCGAGGTCGTCCCACTCCCAGGAGGCGAACCAGCGCGACGGGTCGAGGCTCTCGGCCAGGCCGTAGAAGCGGCTGGCGAGATGGACCGGGGTACGCGCGTCCCAGTTGGCCTCGTTGGCCCGCATCATCCGCGCGTGCTCGTCGGTGGTCATGAGGCCATCCAACCAAAACGCGTCCGCCGCCGTGGTGCGCATACCAGCCATACGAACCCCCGATGGACCTGGAGCGACGCATTTCTTGTTCTGCCGAATGGCCGTACCTACGCTTCCAACACCGCACTCCGGCGGCACTGGACAAGGGACATGGCAGCCATGGGTCGACTGGCCGGGAAAATCGCTTTCATCAGTGGAACGGGGGCCGGAATAGGCCGTGCCGCGGCCCTCGTATTCGCCGCCGAAGGCGCCACTGTATTCGGCTGTGATCTCGACGAGGACAGTGCCGGAGAAACCGTCGAACTCGTCGAGAAGGCCGGCGGGATCATGCGGTCGCTGGCTCCCGTGGACCTCTCCACCGAAAGCGGCTCCCGGGAGTGGATCGAAGCCGGCCTCGCGGTGTTCGGGGGGATCGACATCCTCTACAACAACGCCTCCGCCCTGCGGAACGGGCCGTTCGACACCCAGCCCGTCGAGGACTGGTACTTCACCATCCGCAACGAACTGGACATCCCCTACTTCTGCACCCGGGCGGCCTGGCCGCACCTGATCGCGCGCGGCGGCGGGGCCGTCCTCAACGTGGCCTCCGTGGCCGCCGTACGCGGGGCGCCGTTCATGCCGATGGTGCCCCACGGGGCCGCCAAGGGCGGCGTGCTGGCGATGAGCAGGCACCTGTGCGCGGCCGGCGCCCCGCACCGCATCCGCGTCAACACCATCGCCCCCGGCATGACCCGCACCTCGGCCACCGCCCCCTTCCTCGATGATCCGGACGGACCCCGGGCGCAGTTGGAGGCGCGCATCCCGGTCGGGCGGGTCGGCGAACCGGAGGACATCGCGCGGGCCGCCGCCTTCCTCTGCTCCGACGAGGCGGCCTTCGTCAACGGCGCCAACCTCATGGTCGACGGCGGCGACAGCGCGATGGCGGGCTGAGCCGACGTGACCACCCGACTCGACCACGTGGGCGTCAACGTACGCGATCTGACCGCCCAGACCGCCTGGTACCAGGGCGCGTTCGGACTCAGGACCGTCTTCGAGTTCCACCTCGAAGGTCCCGGACTGAGCGGAGTCGTCCTGGAACACGCGGACGGCTGGCGCGTCGAACTGCTCGCCCGGCCCGGTTCCGCCCCGGGACTGCGCGCCCCGGATCCACTGACCGCCGCGCTCACCGAGGGATACGGGCACTTCGCGGTCACCACCCCCGAACTCGACCCCGTTCACGAAGCACTGGTGGCCCTCGGCGCGGGCGAGGTCATGAAACCGGGGCCGTCCCCCGAACCGGGCGTGCGTATGGCCTGGGTCAGCGACCCCGAGGGAAATCTCATCGAACTCATAGAGAAGAAGCCGCGATGACGCAGACAACGAAATCGATCTCCCCGAACAGACTCGACAAGGGCACGCTCATTGCCTGTTGCCTCGCGGTCGCGGCGGCACAATTGTGCATTACCGTTCCCTCGCCCATCAATGGGGAAATCCAGGCCGCATTCGGTGCCTCGGGTTCCCAGGTGGCCTGGGTGACCTCCGCCTTCATTCTCCCCACCGCCATTCTGGAACTGAATTTCGGTGTGGTCGGAGACCTGTTCGGCCGGAAACGCCTGCTGGTGCTCGGCGGACTGATCCTGGCCCTCGGCGAACTCCTCAACGCCACCGCCCAGAGCATCGGCATGCTCTGGGCCGGCCAGGCCCTCGCCGGTGTCGGTGCCGCCGCGCT
The DNA window shown above is from Streptomyces sp. NBC_01451 and carries:
- a CDS encoding glycosyltransferase 87 family protein, producing the protein MSPSPVGLPRTDRERLLLVLVLAVTVTVFTATVPLLRGWFDLRVYYGTVDTWVHHGGRIYDYRVPGTEYGFTYPPFAAVSMLPMALLGLRAAITVALLLNLAALGAVVWMTAGPVVRRYGWYGWALTGCVLALFEPVRDTVSFGQVNLVLLALVLTDAWLLTTGRARRAGIAIGLAAAIKLTPALFIGLLLLAGRRRAAGVATAVAGAATALAVWVAPDASRFYWSEALWDTRRIGRTAYVSNQSLQGVLARLAAPEEPSRAVWLVLVVVVLGVWAWRARRAVAVGDWWAAFALTGLTACLVSPITWVHHLVWLLPSFAVLLRTGHARVAGALYAVLCTSVVWLWFDDASGVDGFVGGSAYVWVTLGLLLWLPVDAAGQTRFGPTIRNSSDTAPAPRTAAARIVQVSGQPGPLPDVTVAATGTGTGTGASGPACGTARAATSEPTGVTRPAARKPQSSSERASS
- the rho gene encoding transcription termination factor Rho translates to MTTTLEHPPVEQLPPTRIATGVLDIDGNGKGYLRAADSCLPTPTDLQVSPALIRRHGLRKGDLVVGAQGTQRAMTEVALVNGRAPEELRGRRHFRDLTPLHPRDRLRLEHPAAGLTGRVADLIAPVGKGQRGLIVAPPKTGKTVLLQQVAAAVAGNHPECRLMVVLLDERPEEVTDMRRSVRGEVYASTFDKAPKQHIALAELVVERAKRLVEAGEDVVILLDSLTRLCRAHNNAAASGGRTLSGGVDAAALLGPKRLFGSARLAEEGGSLTILATALVETGSRADDFFFEELKGTGNLELRLSRELASRRVYPAVDINPSGTRREELLLSPAELTTVQGLRRALQTRDGQASLETLLERLRSTPDNATFLRRIQPTLLAE
- a CDS encoding class I SAM-dependent methyltransferase — its product is MTTDEHARMMRANEANWDARTPVHLASRFYGLAESLDPSRWFASWEWDDLGELADRDVLHLQCHLGTETLAFAERGARAVGLDISEASVTAARGIAAKAGLDVTYVRANVYDAVEALGQRRFDVVYTGKGALCYLPDLDRWAETVARLLRPGGLLYLVEFHPLLNSLGPKPAPDDTGELLLRHDYLGAPGVAVHRDSTFTYTDGPAVAGATESFEWMHGMDETVNALIGAGLTVRRLRESDELPWPRWPRMERTESGWWRLPEPRIPLLYGLLASR
- a CDS encoding SDR family NAD(P)-dependent oxidoreductase, with translation MAAMGRLAGKIAFISGTGAGIGRAAALVFAAEGATVFGCDLDEDSAGETVELVEKAGGIMRSLAPVDLSTESGSREWIEAGLAVFGGIDILYNNASALRNGPFDTQPVEDWYFTIRNELDIPYFCTRAAWPHLIARGGGAVLNVASVAAVRGAPFMPMVPHGAAKGGVLAMSRHLCAAGAPHRIRVNTIAPGMTRTSATAPFLDDPDGPRAQLEARIPVGRVGEPEDIARAAAFLCSDEAAFVNGANLMVDGGDSAMAG
- a CDS encoding VOC family protein — encoded protein: MTTRLDHVGVNVRDLTAQTAWYQGAFGLRTVFEFHLEGPGLSGVVLEHADGWRVELLARPGSAPGLRAPDPLTAALTEGYGHFAVTTPELDPVHEALVALGAGEVMKPGPSPEPGVRMAWVSDPEGNLIELIEKKPR